From Rutidosis leptorrhynchoides isolate AG116_Rl617_1_P2 chromosome 3, CSIRO_AGI_Rlap_v1, whole genome shotgun sequence, a single genomic window includes:
- the LOC139901316 gene encoding protein FAR1-RELATED SEQUENCE 5-like translates to MEEEYEAMEPEKEPIEVEYEISDEEIIDNATGIDTPIVGTTCKKETPGGSLYYAPIVDESLLPVVGKNYGTLEECEKMYRLYAFHACFDIRKSTQKTTKSGLVKQKYYLCNRGGVPMQVNFDTLQSSKKPIRKSNMECTGCRARVKFDWVYGTNTFILSDFQEHHNHELLPQEYRHLSKAERQMKYAEQLFVYHSSVSNIGPTKAYEVYSNMKGSEKNVHGTVTDFRNWRRDLNVFINASDSQMLVNKMEERKKYVPGFSFEYKLEKSQLHSIFWADEVAKCNYKEFSDIISFDATYRTNRYNMKFVPFTGIDNHHRCVTVAAGLIRDETAESYTWLLTCFMKTFGKEPNMIVTDQDKSMAIVIKAVFKTAKHRLCMWHIMRKVPSKIQEAIPTIEDEVEKDFKNRLNKLVWNMYIEPNVFEERWEKLMHDFSLKNDSWFKHMFDIRSTWIPAYFIDTEMFGLMRTTSRSESENAFFSNFTRFAANLLTFMDGFESAMLKQRSKQESLDAQTIKKNPKLLTQLKIEKHALKVYTHAIFAIVQKEIYEALYSCLLDKMDKEEETEIYVVKEEKEKTKEGSNEEKQFFHYKPLISEPEKNIYIKDGSMNKNIEEIPEKYIMRCWRRDIIPPELRSRRNRYGNENIVVQDSVNEITSVVYDCVELVGSDENMLKVILEKLKLLKKEVEAQVPKPSKKKDDIIGNMIGVSKPSTIEIQNPPVGNYKGCANDKRLMSGKEKAIKESKKRKFTCGKCGRDDHNQRTCDKKKKAKEQAETSEI, encoded by the exons ATGGAAGAAGAATACGAAGCAATGGAGCCAGAAAAAGAACCAATTGAAGTAGAATACGAGATCAGTGATGAAGAAATTATAGATAACGCTACAG gTATAGATACACCAATAGTAGGTACAACATGTAAAAAAGAAACACCAGGTGGTTCATTGTATTATGCACCAATCGTTGATGAGAGTTTACTACCAGTTGTTGGAAAAAATTATGGAACACTTGAAGAGTGTGAAAAAATGTATAGGTTATACGCGTTTCATGCATGTTTTGACatacgaaagtcaactcaaaagactACAAAATCTGGGTTGGTGAAGCAGAAATATTACTTGTGCAATAGAGGTGGTGTGCCAATGCAAGTGAACTTTGACACATTGCAAAGTAGTAAAAAGCCAATTAGGAAAAGCAACATGGAATGCACCGGATGTAGGGCTAGGGTTAAATTCGATTGGGTGTATGGAACTAATACGTTTATACTGTCCGACTTTCAAGAACACCATAATCATGAGTTGCTACCCCAAGAGTATCGACATTTAAGTAAAGCGGAAAGACAGATGAAGTATGCAGAGCAGTTGTTTGTATACCATTCGTCAGTGTCAAATATTGGTCCAACAAAAGCATACGAAGTTTATAGCAATATGAAAGGGTCTGAGAAAAATGTGCATGGGACTGTAACTGATTTCAGAAACTGGAGACGAGATTTGAATGTTTTTATCAATGCAAGTGATTCTCAAATGCTCGTTAACAAAATGGAAGAACGGAAGAAATATGTTCCTGGTTTTTCATTTGAGTACAAGCTTGAAAAAAGTCAACTACATTCAATTTTCTGGGCCGATGAAGTTGCAAAATGCAACTACAAGGAGTTTAGTGACATAATCTCATTTGATGCAACGTATAGAACGAACAG GTACAACATGAAATTTGTACCATTTACTGGCATAGATAACCACCATAGGTGTGTCACTGTTGCTGCGGGATTGATCAGGGATGAAACAGCCGAGAGTTACACATGGCTTCTTACATGTTTCATGAAGACATTCGGGAAAGAGCCAAACATGATAGTGACAGATCAGGACAAATCAATGGCGATAGTGATAAAAGCAGTTTTTAAGACGGCAAAACATAGACTATGCATGTGGCACATTATGCGAAAGGTGCCATCAAAG ATTCAAGAAGCAATTCCTACTATTGAAGATGAAGTAGAAAAAGACTTCAAGAATAGACTTAATAAGCTTGTTTGGAATATGTATATCGAACCAAATGTTTTTGAAGAAAGATGGGAAAAGTTGATGCACGATTTCTCATTGAAAAATGATAGTTGGTTCAAACATATGTTTGATATTAGATCAACTTGGATACCAGCATATTTTATCGACACTGAAATGTTTGGTTTGATGCGAACTACTTCAAGATCTGAGAGTGAGAATGCTTTTTTTTCAAACTTTACAAGATTTGCAGCAAATCTGTTAACTTTTATGGACGGATTTGAATCTGCAATGTTAAAACAGAGGTCAAAGCAAGAATCTTTGGATGCACAGACAATCAAGAAAAATCCAAAATTGTTAACTCAGCTGAAAATTGAAAAGCATGCATTAAAGGTTTACACACATGCTATTTTTGCAATCGTTCAAAAAGAGATTTATGAAGCATTGTATAGCTGTTTATTGGATAAAATGGACAAGGAGGAAGAAACGGAAATCTATGTTGTTAAAGAGGAAAAAGAGAAGACAAAAGAGGGTTCGAATGAAGAAAAACAGTTCTTCCATTACAAG CCACTTATAtcagaacctgagaaaaacatttACAT CAAAGACGGATCAATG AACAAGAACATAGAAGAAATCCCTGAaaaatacataatgagatgttggagAAGGGACATAATACCACCCGAGTTAAGATCAAGGAGAAATAGATATGGCAACGAAAACATAGTTGTACAAGATTCTGTTAATGAAATTACCTCAGTTGTTTATGATTGTGTGGAACTTGTAGGCAGTGATGAAAATATGCTAAAAGTGATTCTTGAAAAACTTAAATTGTTGAAGAAAGAAGTTGAAGCTCAAGTGCCAAAACCGTCAAAGAAGAAAGATGATATAATTGGAAACATGATTGGAGTTTCAAAGCCTAGTACAATAGAAATACAAAACCCACCTGTTGGGAATTACAAAGGATGTGCAAATGATAAGCGTCTAATGAGCGGAAAAGAGAAAGCAATAAAGGAAAGCAAAAAGCGAAAGTTTACTTGTGGTAAATGTGGACGTGACGATCACAATCAGAGGACCTGTGACAAAAAAAAGAAAGCAAAAGAACAAGCAGAAACTTCAGAAATCTGA